One genomic region from Zalophus californianus isolate mZalCal1 chromosome 14, mZalCal1.pri.v2, whole genome shotgun sequence encodes:
- the SERPINB11 gene encoding serpin B11 isoform X1, which produces MVLVNAIYFKGQWQNKFQERETVQTPFQLSEGKSVFVEMMYQTGTYKLAFIKEPQMQVLELPYVNNKLSMIILLPVGTASLEQVEKQLNTKTFHEWTSSANMVEREVEVHIPRFKLAIKYELSSLLNSLGMTDIFNEIKADLSGISSGDGLYLSKVIHKSYVDVNEEGTEAAAATGDSFLVKRLPIRARFLANHPFLFFIRHSHTNTILFCGKLASP; this is translated from the exons ATGGTCCTGGTGAACGCCATATATTTCAAAGGACAATGGCAAAATAAGTTCCAGGAAAGAGAGACAGTTCAAACCCCTTTTCAGCTAAGTGAG ggtaAAAGCGTATTTGTGGAAATGATGTATCAAACTGGAACATATAAATTAGCCTTCATAAAGGAACCGCAAATGCAAGTTCTTGAGCTGCCCTATGTTAACAACAAACTAAGCATGATTATTCTGCTTCCAGTAGGCACGGCCAGTCTAGAACAG GTAGAGAAGCAGCTGAACACGAAGACGTTTCACGAGTGGACCAGCTCTGCTAACATGGTGGAGAGGGAAGTTGAAGTACACATCCCCAGATTCAAACTTGCAATCAAGTATGAGCTGAGTTCCCTGCTAAATTCCCTGGGCATGACGGATATCTTCAACGAGATCAAAGCTGACCTTTCTGGAATATCATCAGGTGATGGCCTGTATTTATCAAAGGTCATCCACAAGTCCTATGTGGATGTCAACGAAGAGGGCACCGAGGCGGCAGCAGCCACAGGGGACAGCTTCCTTGTGAAAAGACTCCCCATCCGGGCTCGGTTCCTGGCGAACCACCCATTCCTGTTCTTCATAAGGCACAGCCATACCAACACGATCCTCTTCTGTGGCAAGCTTGCCTCTCCCTAA